Part of the Nitrososphaerota archaeon genome is shown below.
TTATGATGGAGGACAAGTTTGTCATATTTCTATGGCTGATCCATTTTGTCCAGAATTAGCAAATATTATTTATGATATTGCATTAAACCTTGGATTAAGAATTCATAAAGGTGGAACATATGTATGCATTCAAGGCCCAAGATTTTCTACAAGAGCTGAATCTAAATTATTTAGAAATTGGGGTGCTCATATAATAGGCATGACTCTTATACCTGAAGTAAATTTAGCAAGAGAAGTTAGAATGTGCTATTCTACAATTGCAATGGTAACAGACTATGATGTATGGGCTGAAAAACCAGTTTCAGCTGAAGAAGTTGTAAAAACAATGAATGAGAATGTTGAAAAAGTAAAGAAATTACTTGCAAACTTAATTCCAAAAATTCCAATAGAAAGAAAATGTAATTGTAGTAAATACTTAGATGAAGCTGTATTATGAAATAACTATTGATCTTCTATTACAACTTTGTTTTCAATAACTCCTATTTTTTCTATTTCAATTTTTACTATATCTCTATTTTTCAAAAGCTTTGGTTCTGGTTTCATAAATATTCCAACACCTGCAGGTGTACCTGTTGAAATTATATCTCCAGGCTCTAAAGTCATAACTTTACTTAAACTAGATATTATTTCAGGTATTTTTAAGAACATTTTTTCAGTAGATGAATTTTGTCTAATTTCATTATTAACATATGTTGATATTTTTAAAGAATGGGGATTTTCAATTTCATCCTTCGTTACAATCCAAGGTCCACAAGGAGCAAAAGTATCAAAGCTTTTTCCTCTAGTCCATTGTTTATCACTAAATTGTATATCCCTAGCAGAAACATCATTCATTATCATATATCCAAATACATAATCCATTGCTTTTTCAATGGGTATATTTTTCCCTAATTTACCTATTATAACTGCTAATTCTCCTTCATAATCAAGTTGTTTAACAAAACTTGGACAAACTATATTATCATAGGGCCCAATTATAGAAGTTCTTGGTTTAAAGAAAATAATTGGTTCTTTTGGTACTGAAACGTTTTGTTCTTCTGCATGGTCTATGTAATTTAATCCTAAACATATTATCTTTGGTGGATTTGGTATAGGAGCTAATAATTTTACTTTTTCTATAGAATAACCATTTTTCAAAAGTTTTTCTTTTATAAATTTTTTCTCAATTTTTTTCTTGATTTTTTCAAAAACTTTTTCATTTGAAATGAAATCTAAAATTTCTTTATTAATTTTTATATTTAAAATTCTACTTGCTTTATTAAAATCCATCGCTATATTATTTAAAATAAAACCATAATATTCTCTATTTTTAAAATAAAATCTAGCTATTTTCATGATAAAGAAAATTTTTCACTTATATTTATTTTTTAAAATTTTTATTTGTCAATTTTAATTTTTAAATTATGTGCTGAACAAGAAAAGCAAGGGTCATATGCTCTTAACAATTTTTCAATATTAGATGTTATTACAAAGTTAGGATCTTTACTCAAATTTGGAAATATGCTTTTTATATCAAGTTCTATTGAAGCTATATTTATTGAAGTTGGTGTTACAACGTTTGCGAATTTAACTCTTCCATAATCATCAAGCTCATATTGATGCATAAGTATTCCTCTTGGTGCTTCTATTATTGCTACAGCACTTCCAGCTTTAGGGAAAAGATT
Proteins encoded:
- a CDS encoding S-methyl-5'-thioadenosine phosphorylase; the protein is MEKYKAKIAIIGGSGIYDPGMFEKSEKIKVYTPFGAPSAPITIGEYKGIKVAFIPRHGEKHSIPPHSINYRANIWALKEIGVERILAPSAVGSLQENIKPGDFVIPDQFIDRTWGRAGTFYDGGQVCHISMADPFCPELANIIYDIALNLGLRIHKGGTYVCIQGPRFSTRAESKLFRNWGAHIIGMTLIPEVNLAREVRMCYSTIAMVTDYDVWAEKPVSAEEVVKTMNENVEKVKKLLANLIPKIPIERKCNCSKYLDEAVL
- a CDS encoding fumarylacetoacetate hydrolase family protein, with amino-acid sequence MKIARFYFKNREYYGFILNNIAMDFNKASRILNIKINKEILDFISNEKVFEKIKKKIEKKFIKEKLLKNGYSIEKVKLLAPIPNPPKIICLGLNYIDHAEEQNVSVPKEPIIFFKPRTSIIGPYDNIVCPSFVKQLDYEGELAVIIGKLGKNIPIEKAMDYVFGYMIMNDVSARDIQFSDKQWTRGKSFDTFAPCGPWIVTKDEIENPHSLKISTYVNNEIRQNSSTEKMFLKIPEIISSLSKVMTLEPGDIISTGTPAGVGIFMKPEPKLLKNRDIVKIEIEKIGVIENKVVIEDQ